A single region of the bacterium genome encodes:
- the dnaB gene encoding replicative DNA helicase — protein sequence MGDSHESPALQLSGGAVLEGQTQPTGPEDPTPPAPGADHDPGPQAPPPEDADYGDAAPPARAQRSTFGYDRLPRDRRLPFSEEAEQAVLGAAMVDKEAVGLAAEKIGDGDFYRREHQLIFRAMAVLYENDQAIDPITVANLLERSADQFLDKGEQKKLQGRNLLEVVGGMDYLIDLAGMMGTAANVVHHAGIVREKAVLRNLISVSNTIAAEAMEGADEAGEILDRAQGRIYDISEETRTGGFQAVESIVPGTFKSIEEAFQNNDEVTGLRTGFTEMDRKTGGLQKSDLIILAARPSMGKTSFALNLAYNVAVHERVGVGIFSLEMSREQLVMRMLGSSGSFNLHNLRRGKLRAEDWPRLTQACEQLSKAPIYIDDNSGISVLEMKSKARRLKQQHGLGLIIIDYLQLMSGGGRAENRQQEISNISRNLKGMAKDLDVPVIALSQLSRQVEARGDHKPMLSDLRESGAIEQDADVVLFIFREEVYKPEDETLHNMGTIIIGKQRNGPIGQFDLHFHKEFTRFGDLAR from the coding sequence ATGGGGGACTCGCACGAATCCCCCGCCCTGCAGCTCTCCGGAGGAGCCGTCTTGGAAGGCCAGACCCAGCCCACCGGACCCGAGGATCCCACGCCGCCCGCTCCCGGCGCCGACCACGATCCCGGGCCCCAGGCCCCCCCGCCGGAGGACGCCGACTACGGCGACGCGGCGCCGCCCGCCCGGGCGCAGCGTTCGACCTTCGGCTACGACCGCCTGCCCCGCGACCGCCGCCTGCCCTTCAGCGAGGAGGCCGAGCAGGCGGTCCTCGGCGCGGCCATGGTCGACAAGGAGGCCGTCGGTCTCGCGGCCGAGAAGATCGGCGACGGCGACTTCTACCGCCGCGAGCACCAGCTCATCTTCCGCGCCATGGCCGTGCTGTACGAGAACGACCAGGCCATCGACCCGATCACCGTGGCGAACCTGCTCGAGCGCTCGGCCGACCAGTTCCTCGACAAGGGCGAGCAGAAGAAGCTGCAGGGGCGCAACCTGCTCGAGGTCGTCGGGGGCATGGACTACCTGATCGACCTGGCCGGCATGATGGGCACCGCGGCCAACGTCGTGCACCACGCGGGCATCGTGCGCGAGAAGGCGGTGCTGCGGAACCTGATCTCCGTCTCCAACACCATCGCCGCCGAGGCCATGGAGGGGGCCGACGAGGCCGGCGAGATCCTCGACCGTGCCCAGGGCCGCATCTACGACATCTCCGAGGAGACCCGCACCGGCGGCTTCCAGGCGGTCGAGAGCATCGTGCCCGGCACGTTCAAGTCGATCGAGGAGGCCTTCCAGAACAACGACGAGGTCACGGGCCTGCGCACCGGCTTCACCGAGATGGACCGCAAGACGGGCGGGCTGCAGAAGTCCGACCTGATCATCCTGGCGGCGCGCCCCTCCATGGGCAAGACGTCGTTCGCCCTGAACCTGGCCTACAACGTGGCGGTGCACGAGCGCGTGGGCGTGGGCATCTTCTCGCTCGAGATGTCCCGCGAGCAGCTCGTGATGCGCATGCTCGGCAGCAGCGGCTCGTTCAACCTGCACAACCTGCGCCGCGGCAAGCTGCGGGCCGAGGACTGGCCGCGCCTGACCCAGGCCTGCGAACAGCTCAGCAAGGCGCCCATCTACATCGACGACAACAGCGGCATCTCGGTGCTCGAGATGAAGAGCAAGGCCCGCCGCCTGAAGCAGCAGCACGGCCTCGGCCTGATCATCATCGACTACCTGCAGCTGATGTCGGGCGGCGGCCGGGCCGAGAACCGCCAGCAGGAGATCTCCAACATCAGCCGCAACCTCAAGGGCATGGCCAAGGACCTCGACGTGCCCGTGATCGCCCTGAGCCAGCTCTCGCGCCAGGTCGAGGCGCGCGGCGACCACAAGCCGATGCTGAGCGACCTGCGCGAGTCCGGCGCCATCGAGCAGGACGCCGACGTGGTGCTCTTCATCTTCCGCGAAGAGGTGTACAAGCCCGAGGACGAGACCCTGCACAACATGGGCACGATCATCATCGGCAAGCAGCGCAACGGCCCCATCGGGCAGTTCGACCTCCACTTCCATAAGGAGTTCACGCGGTTTGGCGACCTCGCCCGGTGA
- a CDS encoding PAS domain S-box protein yields MDLREFERLNDIIASIADWTWEVDADGVYTYCGPQVETILGYQPDEIIGRTPFEFMAPGEAERIGTVFASLAANRAPIRDLENWNLARDGRRVCLRTNGRPYFGPAGDFRGYRGADTDVTHLKLAEREKASRLDLLRSLIDAIPNPIFYKDSQGRYLGCNDAFAEALGHDRDEIVGRTAADFSSPDRARIYQGKDEALLRAGGQQNYETDVRFADGEDHRVVFAKAAFPDPSGEGHGIVGVMNDVTELKRLQDELVTARQAADAANAAKSAFLANMSHEIRTPFNAILGFTQLLLDSQLPTEAREYLEIVEESAEQLLSLVNGILDYSQIEAGRVRLQAEDVDLRGEAKAVGRLFQVQVSRRGIALDVAVAPDAPPVLRCDPLRLRQILVNLVGNAIKFTSAGRVELQVDTAPEGGVRFTVADTGPGIPPDRLVAIFEPFQQADDSTTREHGGTGLGLGIARQLAELMGGRISVQSELGAGSRFTVVLPDTPVRNGEAIPADLAPPPDPRRYSLAGLSILVAEDNPVNQRLVARLLTKWGCEFDVVENGRDAVTAVQAGTYDLVLMDIHMPGLDGLDAARAIRNLVGPLQLPILAVTASVMADERQRYREAGIDGVVGKPIVAREMHQKMAAALNRTPIRLEF; encoded by the coding sequence GTGGACCTCCGTGAATTCGAGCGCCTGAACGACATCATCGCGAGCATTGCCGACTGGACCTGGGAAGTCGACGCCGACGGCGTCTACACCTACTGCGGGCCGCAGGTCGAGACCATTCTCGGCTACCAGCCGGACGAGATCATCGGTCGCACCCCCTTCGAGTTCATGGCGCCCGGCGAGGCCGAACGGATCGGCACCGTTTTCGCCTCCCTGGCGGCGAACCGGGCGCCCATCCGCGACCTCGAGAACTGGAACCTCGCCCGGGACGGGCGGCGGGTGTGCCTGCGCACCAACGGGCGGCCCTACTTCGGGCCCGCCGGCGACTTCCGCGGCTACCGGGGCGCCGACACCGACGTCACCCACCTCAAGCTCGCCGAACGGGAGAAGGCTTCGCGTCTCGATCTCCTGCGCAGCCTGATCGACGCGATTCCCAATCCCATCTTCTACAAGGACTCGCAGGGGCGCTACCTGGGCTGCAACGACGCCTTCGCCGAGGCTCTCGGCCACGATCGCGACGAGATCGTCGGGCGCACCGCCGCCGACTTCTCCTCACCCGACCGGGCCCGGATCTACCAGGGCAAGGACGAGGCCCTGCTGCGGGCGGGCGGACAGCAGAACTACGAGACGGACGTGCGCTTCGCCGACGGCGAGGACCACCGCGTCGTCTTCGCCAAGGCGGCCTTCCCGGACCCGAGCGGCGAAGGGCACGGCATCGTCGGCGTGATGAACGATGTGACGGAGCTGAAGCGGCTGCAGGACGAACTGGTGACCGCCCGACAGGCGGCCGACGCCGCCAACGCGGCCAAGAGCGCCTTCCTGGCCAACATGAGCCACGAGATCCGCACGCCCTTCAACGCGATCCTCGGCTTCACCCAGCTGCTGCTCGACTCGCAGCTGCCGACCGAGGCCCGCGAGTACCTCGAGATCGTCGAGGAATCGGCCGAGCAGCTGCTCAGCCTCGTCAACGGCATCCTCGACTACTCCCAGATCGAGGCCGGGCGCGTGCGGCTCCAGGCCGAGGACGTCGACCTGCGCGGCGAGGCCAAGGCCGTGGGTCGCCTCTTCCAGGTCCAGGTTTCGCGACGGGGCATCGCGCTGGACGTCGCGGTCGCCCCGGACGCGCCCCCCGTGCTCCGTTGCGACCCCCTGCGCCTGCGCCAGATCCTCGTGAACCTCGTGGGCAACGCCATCAAGTTCACGTCCGCGGGCCGCGTCGAACTGCAGGTCGACACCGCCCCCGAAGGGGGTGTCCGGTTCACGGTCGCCGACACCGGACCCGGCATCCCGCCCGATCGGCTCGTGGCGATCTTCGAGCCCTTCCAGCAGGCCGATGATTCCACCACCCGCGAGCACGGGGGCACCGGTCTCGGGCTGGGCATCGCGCGGCAGCTCGCCGAGCTCATGGGCGGCCGGATCTCGGTGCAATCCGAGCTCGGCGCCGGCAGCCGCTTCACGGTGGTCCTGCCGGACACCCCCGTCCGCAACGGCGAGGCGATTCCGGCCGACCTGGCCCCGCCGCCCGACCCGCGACGCTACTCCCTGGCCGGCCTGTCGATCCTCGTCGCCGAGGACAATCCGGTGAACCAGCGGCTCGTGGCGCGCCTGCTCACCAAGTGGGGTTGCGAGTTCGACGTGGTGGAGAACGGCCGCGACGCCGTCACCGCCGTGCAGGCGGGAACCTACGATCTGGTGCTCATGGACATCCACATGCCCGGGCTCGACGGCCTGGACGCCGCCCGCGCCATCCGCAACCTCGTCGGTCCGCTGCAGCTGCCGATCCTGGCGGTGACGGCCAGCGTCATGGCCGACGAGCGGCAGCGGTACCGCGAGGCCGGCATCGACGGCGTCGTGGGCAAGCCCATCGTGGCGCGCGAGATGCACCAGAAGATGGCGGCGGCCCTCAACCGCACGCCGATCCGGCTCGAGTTCTGA
- a CDS encoding SLC13/DASS family transporter has protein sequence MMWRNPRRLVPFLLGALLFAVFAAAPPFPVVSDPAGEVVTLTREGQAALGLFLLAGIWWVFEVVPVGVTAIAIAVFQSLLVMRDPRAAMTDFMDPTVWFIFGSLLIGAAFSRTGLTRRLAYRMMSHLPERVNVIYLGVFAMTAFLTLFMAHTAVAAAVFPLLLVIHNLYEPSGRPTRFGKGLFIGMAWTAGAGSIITLLGAARGAVALGFYHKLGHDEIGFFELSRFMAPLGVAMVLVLWGYICVAFRPERDTVPGLRAKAQRMAANMGPLSRRELATIGIVIAVVAVLSLRSFVPALAGLDKSALILAAGLLFFLSGILELKDLESMPWNIVLLFGGAMSIGFCLWQTGAAEWMAIGWLNRLHGAPWFLFIMGVAFFVMIMTNFIMNVAAIAITLPVALVMAGYLGVHPEVIVFASLAAAGMPFMLLVGAAPNAIAFESKMFRTRDFFLHGIPASALLMIMIALFVWKVWPLMGMPIHTG, from the coding sequence ATGATGTGGCGCAACCCCCGCCGGCTCGTTCCCTTCCTGCTCGGCGCCCTGCTCTTCGCGGTCTTCGCCGCGGCCCCGCCGTTCCCGGTGGTGTCCGACCCGGCCGGCGAGGTCGTGACCCTGACCCGCGAGGGCCAGGCCGCCCTGGGCCTGTTCCTGCTGGCCGGCATCTGGTGGGTGTTCGAGGTGGTCCCGGTGGGGGTCACGGCCATCGCCATCGCCGTCTTCCAGTCGCTGCTCGTGATGCGCGATCCGCGCGCCGCCATGACCGACTTCATGGACCCCACCGTGTGGTTCATCTTCGGCTCGCTGCTCATCGGGGCCGCCTTCTCGCGCACCGGCCTCACGCGCCGCCTGGCCTACCGCATGATGTCGCACCTGCCCGAGCGCGTGAACGTGATCTACCTCGGCGTGTTCGCCATGACGGCCTTCCTCACCCTCTTCATGGCCCACACGGCGGTGGCGGCGGCGGTCTTCCCCCTGCTGCTCGTGATCCACAACCTCTATGAGCCCTCGGGACGGCCGACCCGTTTCGGCAAGGGTCTCTTCATCGGCATGGCCTGGACCGCCGGCGCGGGCAGCATCATCACCCTGCTCGGCGCGGCGCGCGGTGCCGTGGCGCTCGGCTTCTACCACAAGCTCGGGCACGACGAGATCGGCTTCTTCGAGCTCTCGCGCTTCATGGCGCCCCTGGGCGTCGCGATGGTGCTCGTGCTGTGGGGCTACATCTGCGTGGCCTTCAGGCCCGAGCGCGACACGGTGCCCGGCCTGCGCGCCAAGGCGCAGCGCATGGCCGCGAACATGGGCCCCCTCAGCCGCCGGGAGCTGGCCACCATCGGCATCGTCATCGCCGTGGTGGCCGTGCTCAGCCTGCGCTCCTTCGTGCCCGCCCTCGCGGGCCTCGACAAGAGCGCCCTCATCCTGGCCGCGGGGCTGCTCTTCTTCCTCTCCGGCATCCTCGAACTGAAGGACCTGGAGTCGATGCCCTGGAACATCGTGCTGCTCTTCGGCGGGGCCATGAGCATCGGCTTCTGCCTCTGGCAGACGGGCGCCGCCGAATGGATGGCCATCGGCTGGCTGAACCGCCTGCACGGGGCACCGTGGTTCCTCTTCATCATGGGCGTCGCGTTCTTCGTCATGATCATGACGAACTTCATCATGAACGTGGCCGCCATCGCCATCACCCTGCCCGTGGCGCTGGTGATGGCGGGCTATCTCGGCGTCCACCCCGAGGTCATCGTCTTCGCCTCGCTCGCCGCCGCCGGCATGCCCTTCATGCTGCTGGTCGGCGCCGCGCCCAACGCCATCGCCTTCGAGAGCAAGATGTTCCGCACGCGGGACTTCTTCCTGCACGGCATCCCCGCCAGCGCGCTGCTGATGATCATGATCGCCCTGTTCGTGTGGAAGGTGTGGCCGCTGATGGGCATGCCCATCCACACCGGGTGA
- a CDS encoding DNA-directed RNA polymerase subunit omega, whose amino-acid sequence MTYIPRQKVTKLIPNKFEAIKVAALEARRLNDRARTYNVALPGKITTLAVERLINGKIEFYDVKERARQVRLEREQEGEE is encoded by the coding sequence ATGACCTACATTCCGCGTCAGAAAGTCACGAAGCTGATCCCGAACAAGTTCGAGGCCATCAAGGTCGCCGCCCTCGAGGCCCGGCGCCTGAACGACCGCGCCCGCACCTACAACGTCGCCCTGCCGGGCAAGATCACGACCCTCGCGGTCGAGCGCCTCATCAACGGCAAGATCGAGTTCTACGACGTGAAGGAGCGCGCCCGCCAGGTCCGGCTCGAGAGGGAGCAGGAAGGCGAGGAGTAG
- a CDS encoding DUF3459 domain-containing protein: MRPHRPLRIALLLGATLVAITAAAPLRAEDVTFRVRMARQAAFGLFTPGVDAVDVAGSFNGWGTSPLTALAGPDAETAYAVTVGGFTAGETIEFKFRLNGLWDGTEEFPGVGNNRVLTVPAGGVAVDVWYNDLAPGGEPVDPAELSWWNDRVFYEIFVRSFQDSDGDGVGDFAGLTARLDELNDGDPATDTDLGITGIWLMPINTAASYHGYDAVDYRGVDPAYGTLADFEAFLAAAHARGIKVIMDFVMNHCSNQHPWFVQAAAGDPDYVDWFRWSAFDPGETGPWGQQVWHGTGWDWYYGLFWSGMPDLNYDTPAVKAEMFDTATFWLDTVGVDGFRLDAVLYIDEDPGQLQSTPGTLQFWHDYNAHVKSVAPDMLSVGEAWTSTGAVVPYVSDDRLDLCFEFDTAYAMLDAANGSWAPGLAAKVSQVVAAYPDLQFATFLTNHDQDRLRNALGFDEDRNRAAAALLLTLPGVPFLYYGEEIGMQGSGAHENIRSPMQWNEGPFAGFSSTTPWQALNADFPAHNVTNMRADPGSLWQWYRRLIALRHDAPALRRGSFAALAASDDAVLAFVRRDGAQTLLCLVNTADSARTGIELAGLAGSLTAGDHPAVDRLDPADAPTLTVTADLRLPGLALPAHGAKVYEILAPSGAPASAGPPRRLGRNHPNPFNPATTIRFELDADAAVRLTVLDLAGREVRRLVDGQRNAGDHAVRWDGRDGRGAEVASGTYLVRLEGPGWDETRRLVLVR, translated from the coding sequence TTGCGTCCGCATCGTCCGCTCCGCATCGCCTTGCTCCTGGGCGCCACCCTCGTCGCGATCACCGCGGCGGCTCCGCTGCGCGCCGAAGACGTCACCTTCCGCGTGCGCATGGCGCGCCAGGCGGCCTTCGGCCTCTTCACGCCGGGCGTCGACGCCGTCGACGTGGCGGGCAGCTTCAACGGCTGGGGCACGTCGCCCCTGACGGCGCTGGCCGGGCCCGATGCCGAGACGGCCTACGCCGTCACCGTGGGCGGCTTCACCGCCGGCGAGACCATCGAGTTCAAGTTCCGCCTCAACGGCCTGTGGGACGGCACCGAGGAATTCCCGGGCGTGGGCAACAACCGGGTGCTGACCGTGCCGGCGGGCGGCGTCGCGGTCGACGTCTGGTACAACGACCTCGCGCCCGGGGGCGAGCCCGTCGATCCGGCCGAGCTCTCGTGGTGGAACGACCGCGTCTTCTACGAGATCTTCGTGCGCAGCTTCCAGGACAGCGACGGCGACGGCGTCGGCGACTTCGCCGGCCTCACCGCCCGCCTCGACGAGCTGAACGACGGCGACCCCGCGACCGACACCGATCTGGGCATCACCGGCATCTGGCTGATGCCCATCAACACCGCGGCCAGCTACCACGGCTACGACGCCGTCGACTACCGCGGCGTCGATCCGGCCTACGGCACCCTGGCCGACTTCGAGGCCTTCCTCGCCGCGGCCCACGCGCGGGGCATCAAGGTCATCATGGACTTCGTCATGAACCACTGCTCGAACCAGCATCCCTGGTTCGTGCAGGCCGCGGCCGGCGATCCGGACTACGTGGACTGGTTCCGCTGGTCGGCCTTCGACCCGGGCGAGACCGGCCCCTGGGGCCAGCAGGTGTGGCACGGCACCGGCTGGGACTGGTACTACGGCCTGTTCTGGTCCGGCATGCCCGACCTGAACTACGACACCCCCGCGGTGAAGGCCGAGATGTTCGACACGGCGACCTTCTGGCTCGACACGGTGGGCGTCGACGGCTTCCGCCTCGACGCCGTGCTCTACATCGACGAGGATCCCGGCCAGCTCCAGAGCACGCCCGGCACCCTCCAGTTCTGGCACGACTACAACGCGCACGTGAAGAGCGTCGCGCCGGACATGCTCTCGGTGGGCGAGGCCTGGACGAGCACCGGCGCGGTGGTGCCCTACGTGTCCGACGACCGGCTCGACCTGTGCTTCGAGTTCGACACCGCCTACGCCATGCTCGACGCGGCGAACGGGAGCTGGGCGCCCGGCCTGGCGGCCAAGGTCTCCCAGGTGGTGGCCGCCTACCCCGACCTGCAGTTCGCCACCTTCCTGACCAACCACGACCAGGACCGCCTGCGCAACGCCCTCGGCTTCGACGAGGACCGCAACCGCGCGGCGGCGGCGCTGCTGCTCACCCTGCCGGGCGTGCCCTTCCTCTACTACGGGGAGGAGATCGGCATGCAGGGCAGCGGCGCCCACGAGAACATCCGCTCGCCCATGCAGTGGAACGAGGGGCCCTTCGCGGGCTTCTCGTCGACCACCCCGTGGCAGGCCCTCAACGCCGACTTCCCCGCGCACAACGTGACGAACATGCGGGCCGATCCGGGTTCGCTCTGGCAGTGGTACCGGCGGCTGATCGCCCTGCGCCACGACGCGCCGGCCCTGCGGCGGGGGTCGTTCGCCGCCCTGGCCGCCAGCGACGACGCCGTGCTCGCCTTCGTGCGGCGCGACGGGGCGCAGACCCTGCTCTGCCTGGTGAACACGGCCGACAGCGCGCGCACGGGCATCGAACTGGCCGGCCTGGCGGGGAGCCTGACGGCCGGCGACCACCCCGCCGTCGACCGGCTCGATCCGGCCGACGCGCCCACCCTGACGGTCACCGCCGACCTGCGCCTGCCGGGCCTGGCGCTGCCGGCCCACGGGGCGAAGGTGTACGAGATCCTCGCGCCGTCCGGGGCGCCGGCGTCCGCCGGGCCGCCGCGCCGGCTGGGGCGCAACCACCCGAATCCGTTCAATCCGGCCACGACGATCCGTTTCGAACTGGACGCAGACGCCGCCGTGCGCCTGACGGTGCTCGACCTGGCCGGTCGCGAGGTGCGCCGGCTGGTCGATGGGCAGCGAAACGCCGGCGACCACGCCGTGCGCTGGGACGGCCGTGACGGCCGGGGCGCCGAGGTGGCCAGCGGCACGTACCTGGTCCGGCTCGAGGGCCCGGGCTGGGACGAGACCCGGCGGCTGGTCCTGGTCCGCTGA
- a CDS encoding uracil-DNA glycosylase encodes MTHHADEQLRLIADLRTWIRQNTDLGTAWYLDEGDRPDVIPTALATSSPPAPVATAATVATDPDPAPDSASAVEVPSRPRTPAPVTGAAAPAAVQPAPAPTPTPAPAAAAAPKDAAFQAMCDAFVAETLGLIDRAAHADPLRLPDEPLLAAHGGDPAAAMAALRSEVLPCTACDLGATRTHTVFGSGHPRADVVFVGEAPGRDEDLQGEPFVGASGQLLTKILGAIGFAREDVFICNILKCRPPNNRDPLPEEVAHCEPHLQRQLAILRPRIICCLGRVAAQTLLKTDLSLGRLRRTVHFYRGVPVMATFHPAALLRNPKWKRDTWDDVRKLRALCDALRAREG; translated from the coding sequence ATGACGCATCACGCCGACGAGCAGCTCCGCCTCATCGCCGATCTCCGAACCTGGATCCGGCAGAACACCGACCTGGGCACCGCCTGGTACCTCGACGAGGGCGACCGCCCGGATGTGATCCCGACGGCCCTGGCGACGTCGTCGCCGCCGGCTCCTGTCGCGACGGCGGCCACGGTGGCGACGGACCCGGACCCGGCCCCGGACTCGGCCTCGGCGGTTGAGGTGCCGAGTCGCCCCCGGACCCCGGCCCCGGTCACGGGGGCGGCCGCGCCCGCAGCGGTCCAACCGGCGCCGGCCCCGACGCCCACGCCCGCACCCGCGGCGGCAGCGGCGCCCAAGGATGCCGCCTTCCAGGCCATGTGCGACGCCTTCGTCGCCGAGACCCTCGGCCTGATCGACCGCGCCGCCCACGCCGATCCCCTCCGCCTGCCCGACGAGCCCCTGCTCGCGGCCCACGGTGGCGATCCGGCGGCGGCCATGGCGGCCCTGCGGAGCGAGGTGCTGCCCTGCACCGCCTGCGATCTCGGCGCCACGCGCACCCACACCGTCTTCGGTTCGGGCCACCCGCGAGCCGACGTGGTCTTCGTGGGCGAGGCCCCGGGCCGGGACGAAGATCTCCAGGGCGAGCCCTTCGTCGGCGCCAGCGGCCAGTTGCTGACCAAGATCCTCGGCGCCATCGGCTTCGCCCGCGAGGACGTCTTCATCTGCAACATCCTCAAGTGCCGGCCGCCGAACAACCGCGATCCGCTGCCCGAAGAGGTGGCCCACTGCGAGCCGCACCTGCAGCGGCAGCTGGCGATCCTGCGCCCGCGCATCATCTGCTGCCTCGGCCGCGTCGCCGCCCAGACCCTGCTGAAGACCGATCTGAGCCTCGGCCGCCTGCGCCGCACGGTCCACTTCTACCGGGGGGTGCCCGTGATGGCCACCTTCCATCCGGCGGCGCTGCTGCGGAACCCCAAGTGGAAGCGCGACACCTGGGACGACGTCCGCAAGCTGCGGGCGCTGTGCGACGCGTTGCGGGCCCGGGAGGGGTGA
- a CDS encoding class I SAM-dependent methyltransferase translates to MAASDTLRTLLDHLLAAPHPPGPRSGRGQLPWHDPDFSERMLRVHLDPTTHMASRAPEIIERHLDWLLAQLAGVGHGGPAHVLDVGCGPGLYLHALARRGHRGTGFDYAPAPLAWARRRAREESLAATFLDADLTDLPDDLAATVGPVDAVTFWFGEFHSFTPAAVRDFLPRLAACLRPGGLFVLEYQPRDLFCCEDSTSWSAETASVFCDTPHLWLQEFAWHEEDASEVHVHWIIDRESGNLQRYEQVHQAWHDADLVAALAAAGLVDPVFHPPVTGVSEEFEFPLVVTRRRG, encoded by the coding sequence ATGGCCGCATCCGACACCCTCCGCACCCTCCTGGACCACCTGCTGGCGGCCCCGCACCCGCCGGGCCCCCGCAGCGGGCGGGGGCAATTGCCCTGGCACGATCCGGACTTCAGCGAGCGCATGCTGCGGGTCCACCTCGACCCGACGACCCACATGGCGAGCCGGGCACCGGAGATCATCGAGCGGCACCTGGACTGGCTGCTGGCCCAGTTGGCCGGCGTCGGGCACGGCGGACCGGCCCACGTGCTCGACGTGGGCTGCGGCCCCGGGCTGTACCTGCACGCCCTCGCGCGGCGGGGTCACCGGGGCACGGGATTCGACTACGCCCCGGCGCCCCTGGCCTGGGCGCGGCGGCGGGCGCGCGAGGAGTCCCTCGCCGCGACCTTCCTGGATGCCGACCTGACCGACCTGCCCGACGACCTGGCCGCGACCGTCGGGCCCGTCGACGCGGTGACCTTCTGGTTCGGCGAATTCCACTCGTTCACGCCGGCGGCGGTCCGCGATTTCCTGCCCCGCCTGGCCGCCTGCCTGCGGCCCGGGGGCCTTTTCGTACTCGAGTACCAGCCGCGCGACCTGTTCTGCTGCGAGGACAGCACGTCCTGGAGCGCCGAGACCGCGTCGGTGTTCTGCGACACGCCCCACCTGTGGCTGCAGGAGTTCGCCTGGCACGAGGAAGACGCCAGCGAGGTCCATGTCCACTGGATCATCGACCGCGAATCGGGTAACCTCCAGCGGTACGAGCAGGTGCATCAGGCCTGGCACGACGCCGATCTGGTCGCCGCCCTCGCGGCCGCCGGCCTCGTCGATCCCGTGTTCCATCCGCCCGTGACGGGCGTGTCCGAGGAATTCGAATTCCCGCTGGTGGTGACCCGCCGGCGGGGCTGA
- a CDS encoding sigma-54-dependent Fis family transcriptional regulator, whose product MASERLLIVDDDREFCEDLAIALGGRYEVRTAHGADEARGVVAAFVPQVVLLDVDLDGDDKRGILLLEQLLAAADPPAVIMLSGDAKISTVVAAMQLGAFHYVGKPAELPDLVNLIDRALASGRSARHIEAQRGELGRLTGSLICADETMQTVLHQADTVAVTEATVLLTGESGTGKEMFARHIHDHSPRREGPFVGINCAAIPRDLIESEVFGTSPTAYTGAESRMGKLELASGGTFFLDEVGEATLDLQVKLLRALGERVFVRLGENRERAVDCRLIAATSRNLEKAIAAGTFREDLYYRLNIYRIELPPLRRRPGDVMALADHFLAELAGRNNRRISGFSGAVLERIRHEPWQGNVRELRNFVERAVINCRGPVITLADMFGAEAGPDPDAACGLETGSLTEAGDEAKRRRERVYCINRLVEAGGNVTRAAELSGVHRSAFQRKLRDLDIDPGAYRTE is encoded by the coding sequence GTGGCGTCGGAGCGGCTGCTGATCGTCGACGACGACCGCGAGTTCTGCGAGGACCTGGCCATCGCGCTGGGCGGGCGCTACGAGGTGCGCACGGCCCACGGCGCGGACGAGGCCCGGGGCGTGGTGGCGGCCTTCGTGCCGCAGGTGGTGCTGCTCGACGTCGATCTCGACGGCGACGACAAGCGGGGCATCCTGCTGCTGGAGCAGCTGCTCGCGGCGGCCGACCCGCCGGCGGTGATCATGCTCTCGGGCGATGCGAAGATCAGCACCGTCGTGGCGGCCATGCAGCTCGGCGCCTTCCACTACGTGGGCAAGCCCGCCGAGCTGCCCGACCTGGTGAATCTCATCGACCGCGCCCTGGCCAGCGGCCGCAGCGCCCGCCACATCGAGGCCCAGCGCGGCGAGCTGGGGCGTCTCACTGGCAGCCTCATCTGCGCCGACGAGACCATGCAGACGGTGCTGCACCAGGCCGACACCGTGGCCGTGACCGAGGCCACCGTGCTGCTGACGGGCGAGTCGGGCACGGGCAAGGAGATGTTCGCGCGCCACATCCATGACCACAGCCCGCGGCGTGAAGGTCCGTTCGTGGGCATCAACTGCGCGGCGATCCCGCGCGACCTCATCGAGTCGGAAGTCTTCGGCACCAGCCCCACCGCCTACACCGGTGCCGAGAGCCGCATGGGCAAGCTCGAGCTCGCCTCGGGCGGCACCTTCTTCCTCGACGAGGTGGGCGAGGCGACCCTCGACCTGCAGGTGAAGCTGCTGCGGGCCCTGGGCGAGCGGGTGTTCGTGCGCCTGGGGGAGAATCGCGAGCGGGCCGTCGACTGCCGTCTCATCGCGGCCACCAGCCGCAACCTGGAGAAGGCCATCGCGGCCGGGACCTTCCGCGAGGACCTCTACTACCGCCTGAACATCTATCGCATCGAGCTGCCGCCGCTGCGACGCCGCCCGGGCGACGTGATGGCCCTGGCCGACCACTTCCTGGCCGAGCTCGCCGGCCGCAACAACCGCCGCATCTCCGGCTTCTCCGGCGCGGTCCTCGAACGCATCCGGCACGAACCCTGGCAGGGCAACGTGCGCGAACTGCGCAACTTCGTCGAGCGGGCGGTCATCAACTGCCGCGGCCCCGTGATCACCCTGGCCGACATGTTCGGGGCCGAGGCCGGGCCCGACCCCGACGCGGCCTGCGGGCTCGAGACCGGCAGCCTGACCGAGGCCGGCGACGAGGCCAAGCGCCGGCGCGAGCGGGTCTACTGCATCAACCGCCTGGTCGAGGCCGGCGGCAACGTGACGCGGGCCGCCGAACTGAGCGGCGTCCACCGCTCCGCATTCCAGCGCAAACTGCGGGACCTCGACATCGATCCGGGCGCCTACCGGACCGAGTGA